In a single window of the Raphanus sativus cultivar WK10039 chromosome 9, ASM80110v3, whole genome shotgun sequence genome:
- the LOC130494567 gene encoding uncharacterized protein LOC130494567 isoform X2, producing MEIVTPKASDSKKIATKAEDEKKTKKDDVMTSNGRKFTIIKGHLKIIEGLRQGKIKDDQPPKSPRSSSSSSYVMEIKMGNYKNSIQRSENTKRMETQHKGKKVMNVKQNTEESNVQKMKKVWDCESTLYDSFELNSFNRQLDNAISSSARSMSMPHLPPPPSETTSSPSTKKQPSNKISRSLKKLVKSIFRQKQSNTPFKACHGVDMDKYYVVFDNTGSLTTIPESRESLELGRSEINSLDRKTVSERFPPSRLAVC from the exons ATGGAGATAGTTACACCTAAAGCCTCAGACTCAAAGAAGATAGCAACAAAAGCTGAGGatgagaagaagacaaagaaagaTGATGTGATGACCAGTAATGGTCGAAAGTTCACTATTATTAAAGGGCATCTCAAAATCATTGAGGGTTTAAGACAAGGTAAGATTAAAGACGATCAACCTCCTAAGAGCCCGagatcttcatcatcatcatcatatgtGATGGAGATCAAGATGGGAAATT ACAAAAACTCGATTCAAAGatcagaaaatactaaaaggATGGAAACTCAACACAAGGGTAAGAAGGTGATGAACGTGAAACAAAACACAGAAGAGAGCAACGTTCAAAAGATGAAGAAAGTATGGGATTGCGAAAGCACACTTTATGACTCATTCGAGCTCAACTCCTTCAATCGTCAACTCGACAACGCAATATCTTCTTCCGCTAGATCCATGTCAATGCCTCACCTTCCTCCTCCACCGTCAGAAACCACGTCTTCGCCTTCGACAAAGAAGCAGCCATCAAACAAGATCTCACGCTCTTTAAAGAAACTCGTAAAGTCAATCTTCAGACAGAAACAGTCAAACACTCCCTTTAAGGCATGTCACGGCGTAGATATGGACAAATACTACGTCGTTTTTGACAACACAGGATCCCTCACGACGATTCCCGAGTCAAGAGAGTCATTAGAACTGGGTCGCTCAGAGATCAACTCGCTTGATAGAAAAACCGTGTCAGAGCGATTCCCACCGAGTCGACTCGCTG TGTGTTAG
- the LOC130499440 gene encoding uncharacterized protein LOC130499440, translated as MILMLSYSPAIISAVKYQSSSPFNTRRLSQSIISISRNKSFFLHLTETKEKRRRRENGRVSIVCDAGGMFPVDPWAPTIDSQSIASQLFAVSLFPYIGFLYFLTKSKTAPKLTLFGFYFLLAFVGATIPAGIYAKVHYGTSLSNVDWLHGGAESLLALTNLFIVLGLRQALRKSEDSDEDTPTTTSQQEQEKSSV; from the exons atgatTCTGATGCTTTCTTACTCTCCGGCGATTATATCAGCCGTTAAATATCAGAGCTCGTCTCCGTTCAACACTAGACGACTTTCTCAGTCTATTATCTCGATCTCCAGGAACAAAAGCTTCTTCTTACACTTGACAGAGacgaaagagaaaagaagaagaagagaaaatggGAGAGTATCGATCGTGTGTGACGCAGGAGGAATGTTTCCGGTAGACCCCTGGGCTCCAACCATTGATTCACAGAGCATAGCATCTCAGCTCTTCGCGGTGTCTCTGTTTCCATACATAGGTTTCCTCTACTTCCTCACTAAATCCAAAACTGCTCCGAAGCTCACACTTTTCGGATTCTACTTCTTGCTTGCCTTCGTCGGAGCTACAA TACCTGCTGGGATATATG CTAAGGTGCATTATGGAACATCATTGTCAAACGTTGATTGGTTACATGGAGGAGCTGAATCACTTCTTGCTCTCACCAATTTGTTCATCGTGTTGGGTCTCAGACAAGCTTTGCGCAAGTCTGAAGATAGTGATGAAGATACTCCAACCACAACGAGtcaacaagaacaagaaaaatctTCAGTCTAG
- the LOC130494567 gene encoding uncharacterized protein LOC130494567 isoform X1 codes for MEIVTPKASDSKKIATKAEDEKKTKKDDVMTSNGRKFTIIKGHLKIIEGLRQGKIKDDQPPKSPRSSSSSSYVMEIKMGNYKNSIQRSENTKRMETQHKGKKVMNVKQNTEESNVQKMKKVWDCESTLYDSFELNSFNRQLDNAISSSARSMSMPHLPPPPSETTSSPSTKKQPSNKISRSLKKLVKSIFRQKQSNTPFKACHGVDMDKYYVVFDNTGSLTTIPESRESLELGRSEINSLDRKTVSERFPPSRLADINKKTAVRVLLLHANG; via the exons ATGGAGATAGTTACACCTAAAGCCTCAGACTCAAAGAAGATAGCAACAAAAGCTGAGGatgagaagaagacaaagaaagaTGATGTGATGACCAGTAATGGTCGAAAGTTCACTATTATTAAAGGGCATCTCAAAATCATTGAGGGTTTAAGACAAGGTAAGATTAAAGACGATCAACCTCCTAAGAGCCCGagatcttcatcatcatcatcatatgtGATGGAGATCAAGATGGGAAATT ACAAAAACTCGATTCAAAGatcagaaaatactaaaaggATGGAAACTCAACACAAGGGTAAGAAGGTGATGAACGTGAAACAAAACACAGAAGAGAGCAACGTTCAAAAGATGAAGAAAGTATGGGATTGCGAAAGCACACTTTATGACTCATTCGAGCTCAACTCCTTCAATCGTCAACTCGACAACGCAATATCTTCTTCCGCTAGATCCATGTCAATGCCTCACCTTCCTCCTCCACCGTCAGAAACCACGTCTTCGCCTTCGACAAAGAAGCAGCCATCAAACAAGATCTCACGCTCTTTAAAGAAACTCGTAAAGTCAATCTTCAGACAGAAACAGTCAAACACTCCCTTTAAGGCATGTCACGGCGTAGATATGGACAAATACTACGTCGTTTTTGACAACACAGGATCCCTCACGACGATTCCCGAGTCAAGAGAGTCATTAGAACTGGGTCGCTCAGAGATCAACTCGCTTGATAGAAAAACCGTGTCAGAGCGATTCCCACCGAGTCGACTCGCTG ATATAAACAAGAAGACTGCCGTAAGAGTTCTTCTCCTCCATGCTAACGGCTAA
- the LOC130499672 gene encoding uncharacterized protein LOC130499672: protein MQYYGTHEKEYYDVAHGQSRQSNSQNHQGYDQSQSRPVYGHSPTLNYRSHGGFLDGLFKGRNGQKGQNGLGSFLGKHKSQEANKGHGHGKLLGQHQKTNHETNKVTNGLGLFINNGEKKHKKQNEEKKKKNKDGHESGSSSGSDSD from the coding sequence ATGCAGTATTACGGAACCCATGAAAAAGAATACTACGATGTGGCTCACGGCCAGAGCCGCCAGAGCAATAGCCAGAACCACCAGGGATATGACCAGAGCCAAAGTCGTCCAGTATATGGCCATAGCCCTACTCTGAACTACCGTAGCCACGGTGGGTTTCTTGATGGGCTATTCAAGGGTCGAAATGGCCAAAAGGGTCAGAACGGCCTAGGATCGTTTCTAGGGAAACACAAGAGCCAAGAGGCTAACAAGGGCCATGGACATGGGAAGCTCTTAGGACAGCACCAGAAGACAAATCATGAGACAAACAAAGTTACCAATGGCCTAGGTCTGTTCATAAACAATGGAGAGAAGAAACATAAGAAGcaaaatgaagaaaagaagaagaagaacaaggatGGGCATGAGAGTGGAAGCAGCAGCGGTAGCGACAGCGACTAA
- the LOC130499800 gene encoding pectinesterase inhibitor 12-like encodes MKFIFSFVVFFFFLNCLATAQTLIQNYCKEATTTDPDFNYDICVQYLEKDPQSKNATNLKELVIAITKNAASKSTTVKGIAEEILKKNLTHGIESSLRDCVEFFDDVNDSLNDTLRFVDLGNYKDGNFALSTALTNLGTCEDGFKEVDTKSPISNETDVLHQLIHIDLDFSGMLK; translated from the coding sequence atgaaatttatcttttcttttgttgtgttctttttcttcctcaATTGTTTAGCCACTGCGCAAACTCTAATCCAAAATTATTGCAAGGAAGCGACAACCACAGATCCAGATTTCAATTATGACATATGTGTTCAATATCTTGAAAAAGATCCGCAAAGCAAAAATGCAACTAATCTCAAAGAACTGGTCATAGCAATAACGAAGAACGCTGCATCAAAATCAACTACCGTGAAAGGGATCGCTGAGGAGattctcaagaagaaccttacaCATGGTATTGAGTCATCTTTACGTGATTGTGTCGAGTTTTTTGATGATGTTAATGATTCTTTGAACGATACTTTGAGATTCGTCGATTTGGGCAATTATAAAGACGGTAATTTTGCTCTGTCTACTGCATTGACTAATCTGGGAACCTGTGAAGATGGATTCAAAGAAGTTGATACGAAATCTCCGATTTCTAATGAGACCGATGTTTTGCATCAACTAATTCATATTGATTTGGACTTTTCGGGGATGCTAAAATGA